The DNA region ACCGCGCCCCGCGCCCCCAGCACCGGCGGCCCGCCCCGCACCAGCAGCGTGATCACCACCCCGCTTCCCGGGTGAAAGCCCAGGGCCGCGCGGGTGCCGCGCGCCACCCCGTCGTGCCAGCGGACGTCCCCGGACACCAGCCAGCCGGGCGCCACGCCGCTCAGGTGCGCCGGGCGCGGCCGCGGGTGGGTCACCTCCGCCCAGTGCAGGCCCGCCCGGCCGTCCAGGTGCGCCTGCCCGAACCGCAGCAGGTCCGCGGCTGTGCCGTACAGGCCCCCCGCGCCCGCCAGCGGCCCGAAACCGGTCACGGCGGTGGGGCCTAGCGGCCCGGTGGGGCGCACCACCCCGGGCGGCGGGGCCAGCGTGAGGCCCGGCAGGCCCAGCGGCCCCGTGACCAGGCGCGCCAGGGCCCGTCCGTACCCGGCCGCGCTGGTCGCCTCCCCGGCCGCGTGCGCGCAGGCCAGGGCCAGCAGGCCGGCGCCCAGGTTCGAGTACACCAGCCGCCCGGCCGCGCGCAGGTTGGCCCAGCGGGCGGCGCTGGCGATGACGTCCGCGGCGCTCATGCCGCCGTAGGGGTCGTGGTACCGCGTGAAGGTCGTGACCATCGCCCGCGCCGGATGCATCGGCAGGCCCGCGGTGTGGGTGGCCAGCGCCCGCGGCGTGAGGGCGCCCGGCAGGCTCCGGAACGGGCCCCCCAGGGCGCGCAGCGGCGCGTCCCAGGCCAGGGCGCCCTCGCGCACCAGCGCCCCGGCCAGCGCGGCCGTGACGGGCTTGGTCACGCTCGCCAGCTCGAACACGCCGTCGGCCGGGACACCGCCCAGCGGCACGAGCACGCTCTCGTCGCCTCGCGTCATGCCCAGCACGCCGCCCCGCGCGTACACCGCCCCCACGGCCGGCAGGTCCGGGCCCACGTCGCGGCCCAGCAGGCGGGTCAGGTCCGGCTGCGCGGCGCGCAGGGGATCACGGCGGAACATGCCCGCAGCGTACGCCCCCACCCCGGCTCGCCGCCCCGGCCGGTCCCTTCACGAATGGCCCTGCGCCGCTTTCCTGATCCCCCGCCGCTTGACATGGCGGGCTGCGGCCCTTAACCTTCTCTCCGCTGGTCCGCCAGCCGCAGTCTCAGAATGGTCCGGTAGTGTAGCGGTTAGCATATCTGCCTGTCACGCAGAAGGTCGCGGGTTCAAATCCCGTCCGGACCGCCAGAAAGAGAGAACGAGACCCCACCGGGGTCTCGTTCTTCCTGTGCGGCCCGCCCGGACTTGCGCCATCTGGCCGATGCCCGCCCCGGCCGCCCTGAGGGACACTGCGCGGCATGCCTTCCCCCGACTGGCCCGCCGACCCGCAGCAGCTCCGCCTGGAGGTGCACGCCCTGCGGGACGCGCTGATCGCGGCGCTGGACGCAAGGGTGCCGGCACAGGCGGTGCGGGGCGTGTACTTCAAGGGCAGCGCCAGCAAGCCCTGGTACGCGCCGCTGGATTACGTGCCGGAACTCTCGGACCTGGACCTGCACGTGTGGTTCCACGACGACGCGGCCCCCGCGTGGCTGGCGCGATTCCGGGAGGCCGTGTTCGCGCTGGAGTTCGCGCAGGACGCCGAGGACCGCTTCTTCCAGGCGTGCCCGGCGCCGCTTCACATGCCGCGCCCCCAGCTGCTGCTGCTGAACGGGGTGGCCCTGAGCGGCTGGACGCGGTCGCACGTGCAGGTGCTGCGCGGCGAGCCCTACCCCGGCGCGGAGGCGACCGCCACGGAGGACCGCGCCCGGCTGCTGGAGGTGAGCGCGCAGGCGGCCGGGCTGGGCCTGGACCTGCTCGACAAGGTGGGGCCGCAGCTGTGGACGGCGCTGCGGCAGCTGAACTGGCGGGTGTCGCCGCTGCCGGCCCGACTGCTCAGCGCCGCCGGGGCGGGCCCGGGGGTGTGGCACGCGCCGCGCAGCGTGCTGCTGGCCGACCTGGACGCGCGGGCGCTCGGGGCCGTGGCGGATGAACTGCGCGCCTACTACGCGCACACCTGGGCGGCCTTCGAGACCGGCTGGCGCGACGCGGCCCTGATGCGCCGGGCCGTGCTGCACGCCCTGGAGGCCCTCCGGCAGGCGGCGCGGGCGGTGGATGGGGGAGAAGGGGGGAACGCTTAACGCTTTTTTTTCGCTGCGTGGCGTATCATGCGCCCCGGTTTCGCACGGCGTCCGTGAGCAGTGTCTGTTCCGAACCCCGCGCACGGCGAGCCTACCCCTGCCCCGGAGGACGCCTGCACATGACGACTGTTCCTGACCCCAGCTTTTCCACTGTTGACGCCGCCGAACTGTACCAGGTGCCGAACTGGTCCGGCGGCTGGTTCCGCGTGTCCGACAAGGGCCAGGTGGAAGTCACGCCCAGCCCCGGCCTGCACGCCCCCCTGCGCGCCATCGTGGACGAGATCGTCGAGCGCGGCGAGAGCCTGCCCGTCATCCTGCGTTTCCCGCAGGTGATCGCCGGGCGGGTCAAGCACCTGAACGAGGCCTTCCAGAACGCCATCCAGGAGTACGGCTACAGCGGGCACTACCAGGGCGTGTTCCCGATCAAGGTCAACCAGCGCCGCATGGTCGTCGAGAGCGTGGCGGCCGCCGGGTACGACTACGCGCACGGCATGGAGGCCGGCAGCAAGGCCGAGCTGGCGCTGTGCCTCGCGCAGCGGATGCACCCGGACGCCTTGCTGTGCTGCAACGGCTTCAAGGACGACGGGTTCATCAAGCTGGCCCTGTGGGGCCGGACGCTGGGCAAGAACGTCGTGATCACCATTGAGAAGTTCACGGAACTGGACCGCATCCTCAAGCAGGCCAAGGCGCTGGGCGTCAAACCGGTGGTGGGCGTGCGCTTCAAGCTGCACGCGCGCGGCTCCGGCCAGTGGGAGGAGAGCGGCGGGGACCAGGCGAAGTTCGGCCTGAACGCCTACGAGCTCCTGCGGGTCGTGGAGCGCCTGAAAGAGGAGAACATGCTGGACAGTCTGGTGATGCTGCACACCCACATCGGGTCGCAGATCACCGACATCCGCCGCGTGAAGGTCGCCGTGCGCGAGGCGGCGCAGACCTACGCCGGCCTGATCGCCGCGGGCGCCGACCTGAAGTACCTGAACGTCGGCGGCGGCCTGGGCGTGGACTACGACGGCTCCAAGACGACCTTCTACGCCAGCATGAACTACACCGTCAAGGAGTATGCCGCCGACATCGTGTACACCGTGCAGGAGGTCTGCAAGGCGCGCGAGGTGCCCGAACCCGTGCTGGTCAGCGAGTCCGGCCGGGCCCTGACCGCGCACCACGCCGTGCTGATCCTGCCGGTCGTGGACGTCACCGGCCCCACCCGCAACCTGGAAGCGCAGGAGATCGCCGAACCCGGCGAGGACAGCCACCAGATCGTGCGGGACATGTACGAGATCCTGCAGAACATCAGCATGCGCAACTACCGCGAGATGTACAACGACGCGGTCGGCGACAAGCAGACCCTGCACAACCTCTTCGACCTGGGCTACGTGACCCTGCCGGACCGCGCGACCGGCGAGGCGCTGTTCAACGCCATCCTGCGCAAGATCGCCAAGCTCATCCAGAGCGAGAAGTACGTCCCGGACGAACTGGAGGACCTGCAGAAGGTCCTGGCGGACAAGTACATCTGCAACTTCTCCCTGTTCCAGAGCCTGCCGGACAACTGGGCCATCCAGGCGCTGTTCCCGATCGTGCCGCTGGACCGCCTGAACCAGAAACCCACCCGGCAGGCCACCCTCGTGGACATCACCTGCGACAGCGACGGCAAGATCGAGAAGTTCATCGACCTGCGCGACGTGAAGGCCACCCTGCCCCTGCACGAGCCCGGCGACACCCCCTACTACCTGGGCGCCTTCCTGATGGGCGCCTACCAGGACGTGCTGGGCAGCGCGCACAACCTGTTCGGGAAGGTCAGCGAGGCGCACGTCACCGTGCGGCCCGGCGGGCGCTTCAACATCGACCTGTTCGTGCGCGGCCAGAAGGCCCGGCGCATGATCGAGTCCATGGGCTACGAGGAACCCATGCTGCGCGACAGCATCGAGGACCAGGCCGACGCCGCCATCAAGAAGGGCACCCTGACCGACGAGCAGGAACACGAACTCCTTGAGGACTACGGCGAGGAACTGCTCGGGTACACCTACCTCGAATACGAGAGCTGAACCCCATAAGTGGCCCTGCGGCGCGCCTGACCTCCGGGTCTCGTGCGCCGCCTTGCACGTGCCCGGGCCCGGCATGTGAGGGCCGCGTCAGAGTCCGCGTGCCACACTTGAACCGTGCTCCGCTTTCCGGTCCGTTCAGCGCCCCTCCCCTCCGCCTCCCCCTGAACCCATGACCGCTGCCCAGGACCCCACCCCGACCCCCCCGGCCTGCCTGCTGCACCGGGCGCAGGCCGCCCGTGCCGACTGGCTGAGCGGCACGCACGACCTGCACCCCTTCGCGGCCCTGTTGCAGGAAGCGCGCGACCTCGGGGAAGAACACCTGGAGATGGAGATCCTGTCCCTGTACAGCCGCTGCCTGGGCGAGCAGGCCGGGGACGTGGCCGTGCACGCCCTGTACGAGGACGCCCACCGCTACGCCCGCGCGCACCTCACCCCCACCCGAGGCGGGTACCGGCTGGCCCGCACCCTGAACGCCCTGAGCACCGTCGAACGCCGCCAGGGCCGCCTGGACGAGGCGATGGCCCACGTGCTGGAGGCGCACGAGTACGCCCGCCAGCACGGCGACCTGGAACTGCGCTTCCTGATCATGAACAACCTGGGCGGGTTCCTGCAGTACACCGGCGACGACCGCCACGCCCTGGCCCGCCACGAGGAAGCGTACGACCTCGCCTGTCAGCTGGGCCGGGTGCGCTACCGCTGCATCAGCCTGACCAACCGCATGATCAGCGCCGCCCGCCTCGGCGAGCACGAGGCCGTGCAGGCCCTGCACGACGAACTCGAGGCCTGCCTGAGCGACCCGGCGCTGACCCAGGACCCCCGCGAATTCCGCTCCCGCGCCGCGCTGGCCCTGCACCTGAGCCTGCACGCCCAGCAGCGCCCCCGGGAGGCGCTGGCCTGCACCGACCGCGGCCTGGCCTGCATCGCCGGGGACGAGGCCGGGGCGGGCCGCATCGCGTCGGAATTGCACTTGGCGCGCGCCGCGAACCTGCGGCAGCTCGACCGGCACGCCGAGGCCCTGACCGCCGCTGAGACCGCCCTGAAGCTCGCCGAGGCGCGGCAGGAACCCCTGGACCAGCTCGCCGCGCACGAGGAACTCAGCCGCCTGCACGAGCAGCTCGGGGCCCCGGTGCTGGCCCTGGCGCACCTGAGGTCGCACCACACCCTGCAGCAGGCCCGGCAGGAACAGCAGCGCCGCGCGCACCAGCACGCCCTGGACGCCGACCTGCGCCTGCACCGCCTGGAGATGGAGATCCAGCTGGCGCACGGCCGCAACGACGAACTGCAGCGCGCCAACCGCGAACTGCAGCGCCTGCAGGACGAGCTGCGCACCCGCATCACGCACGACTCGCTGACCGGTCTGCTGGAACGCGAGGCCTTCCGCGCGCAGGTGAATGCCCACCTGCAGACCATGCCTGCCCACGCCCAGGCGGCCATGCTGTTCATCGACCTGGACAGCTTCCGCGCCATCAACGACCTGTACGGCCACCAGGTCGGGGACCTGCTGCTGCGCGCCTTCGCGGAGCGGCTGGTGGCCGCCACGCCCCCAAACGCGCTGAGCTCCCGGCTGGGCGGGGACGAGTTCATGGTGTTCCTGCCGTCCCCCATGACCGAAGAGAGCGTGGAGCACCTCGCCGCGGGCCTGCTGGGCGCGCTGCGCGAACCGTACCGCGCCGCCGGGCGCCTGATCGAGATGGGCGCGTCCCTGGGATACGCCCTGGCCCCCCGCGACGCGCACACCGCCGCCACCCTGCAGCGCCAGGCGGACCTCGCCATGCACCACGCCAAACGCAGCGGGCGGCACGTGCTGAACTTCACGCCGGAAATGCAGCGCGAGCGCGACGAGCGCCTGTACCTGGAACGCGAACTGCAGGGCGCCCTGGCCCGCGACGAGTTCACTCTGCACTACCAGGGCCGCTTCGGCCTGCCGGCCTGCGGCCTGGCAGGCTTCGAGGCGCTGCTGCGCTGGGACCACCCGGTGCAGGGACGGATCAGTCCGGACAAGTTCATCCCCCTGGCCGAGCGGTCCGGGCTGATCCTGCCGCTGGGCGCCTGGGTGCTGCGCCGCGCGTGCGAGCAGGCGGTCACCTGGAACTTCCCCGCGCGGGCCCTGAGCATGTCCGTGAACGTCTCGGCGCTGCAGTTCGAGCAGCCGACCTTCGTCCAGGACGTCCGCGCCGCCCTGCAGGAAACCGGCCTGCCCGGCGCGCAGCTCGTGCTGGAACTCACGGAAAGCATGCTGCTGCGCGACCTGGGCCTGGCCCGCCAGCACATCCAGGCCCTGCGGGAACTGGACGTGCAGGTCGCCCTGGACGACTTCGGGCAGGGCTACAGCAGCCTGAGCGTGCTGCAGGACCTGCACTTCGACCACCTGAAGATCGACCGGGCGTTCATCCGCAGCGCCAGCACCGCCGACCCCGAGCAGAGCGGCGGCAGCCGCAACGCCCGCACGGTGCTGGAGGTCATGCTGCACCTCGCGCACCGCCTGAACATCCACGTCACCGCCGAGGGCGTGGAGACCGAGGAACAGCTGCAACTGCTGCACGAACTCGGCTGCGATGACGTGCAGGGCTTCCTGCTGGGCCGCCCGGTGCCCGCCACGGCCGCCGGCGACCTGCTCGGCCCGCTGCCCTGAAAGGAGCCGGGGGCGCCCCGGTCTCCTTTTCCGGCGCCCGCATCGGCTAGGCTGTGCCGTATGTCAGACGCACCACTCACGCTGGAAATCGAGAAACTGGTCGCCGGAGGTCTGGGGCTGGCCCGTGACGAGTCCGGCGTGATCCTCGTTCGCGGGGCCCTGCCCGGCGAGCGCGTGACCGTCCGCGTCCGCACCGGCCGCGGCGTGCGCCAGGGCGAGGTCATCGAGATCCTGCGCCGCAGCCCCGACCGGGTGGACCCGCCCCACGGCACGGCCCTCCCCACCGCCGACCTCGCGCACGCCACTTATGAAGCGCAGCTCGCCTTCAAGAAAGCCTTCGTGGAAGAAGCCCTGACCCGCATCGCCAAGGTCCGGCACGGCGTGAACGACACCGTCCCCAG from Deinococcus ficus includes:
- the speA gene encoding biosynthetic arginine decarboxylase encodes the protein MTTVPDPSFSTVDAAELYQVPNWSGGWFRVSDKGQVEVTPSPGLHAPLRAIVDEIVERGESLPVILRFPQVIAGRVKHLNEAFQNAIQEYGYSGHYQGVFPIKVNQRRMVVESVAAAGYDYAHGMEAGSKAELALCLAQRMHPDALLCCNGFKDDGFIKLALWGRTLGKNVVITIEKFTELDRILKQAKALGVKPVVGVRFKLHARGSGQWEESGGDQAKFGLNAYELLRVVERLKEENMLDSLVMLHTHIGSQITDIRRVKVAVREAAQTYAGLIAAGADLKYLNVGGGLGVDYDGSKTTFYASMNYTVKEYAADIVYTVQEVCKAREVPEPVLVSESGRALTAHHAVLILPVVDVTGPTRNLEAQEIAEPGEDSHQIVRDMYEILQNISMRNYREMYNDAVGDKQTLHNLFDLGYVTLPDRATGEALFNAILRKIAKLIQSEKYVPDELEDLQKVLADKYICNFSLFQSLPDNWAIQALFPIVPLDRLNQKPTRQATLVDITCDSDGKIEKFIDLRDVKATLPLHEPGDTPYYLGAFLMGAYQDVLGSAHNLFGKVSEAHVTVRPGGRFNIDLFVRGQKARRMIESMGYEEPMLRDSIEDQADAAIKKGTLTDEQEHELLEDYGEELLGYTYLEYES
- a CDS encoding serine hydrolase domain-containing protein, whose product is MFRRDPLRAAQPDLTRLLGRDVGPDLPAVGAVYARGGVLGMTRGDESVLVPLGGVPADGVFELASVTKPVTAALAGALVREGALAWDAPLRALGGPFRSLPGALTPRALATHTAGLPMHPARAMVTTFTRYHDPYGGMSAADVIASAARWANLRAAGRLVYSNLGAGLLALACAHAAGEATSAAGYGRALARLVTGPLGLPGLTLAPPPGVVRPTGPLGPTAVTGFGPLAGAGGLYGTAADLLRFGQAHLDGRAGLHWAEVTHPRPRPAHLSGVAPGWLVSGDVRWHDGVARGTRAALGFHPGSGVVITLLVRGGPPVLGARGAVPALLLALLGPPQVRVRNG
- a CDS encoding EAL domain-containing protein, with the protein product MTAAQDPTPTPPACLLHRAQAARADWLSGTHDLHPFAALLQEARDLGEEHLEMEILSLYSRCLGEQAGDVAVHALYEDAHRYARAHLTPTRGGYRLARTLNALSTVERRQGRLDEAMAHVLEAHEYARQHGDLELRFLIMNNLGGFLQYTGDDRHALARHEEAYDLACQLGRVRYRCISLTNRMISAARLGEHEAVQALHDELEACLSDPALTQDPREFRSRAALALHLSLHAQQRPREALACTDRGLACIAGDEAGAGRIASELHLARAANLRQLDRHAEALTAAETALKLAEARQEPLDQLAAHEELSRLHEQLGAPVLALAHLRSHHTLQQARQEQQRRAHQHALDADLRLHRLEMEIQLAHGRNDELQRANRELQRLQDELRTRITHDSLTGLLEREAFRAQVNAHLQTMPAHAQAAMLFIDLDSFRAINDLYGHQVGDLLLRAFAERLVAATPPNALSSRLGGDEFMVFLPSPMTEESVEHLAAGLLGALREPYRAAGRLIEMGASLGYALAPRDAHTAATLQRQADLAMHHAKRSGRHVLNFTPEMQRERDERLYLERELQGALARDEFTLHYQGRFGLPACGLAGFEALLRWDHPVQGRISPDKFIPLAERSGLILPLGAWVLRRACEQAVTWNFPARALSMSVNVSALQFEQPTFVQDVRAALQETGLPGAQLVLELTESMLLRDLGLARQHIQALRELDVQVALDDFGQGYSSLSVLQDLHFDHLKIDRAFIRSASTADPEQSGGSRNARTVLEVMLHLAHRLNIHVTAEGVETEEQLQLLHELGCDDVQGFLLGRPVPATAAGDLLGPLP